The Rhododendron vialii isolate Sample 1 chromosome 1a, ASM3025357v1 region GAACACATTAGAATCGTGGGATTTAATCATCGAACTCAACATCAGCCGTTGAAGGCAGGATTGGCTCGATAggttcaattttcatttttcgagTGTTGGAATGAATAAAATAAACAACGGCTATGTATTTATTGTTTATTGATTTCGTCTTTCGTCTTGTCCTGCAGAAAGACTTGCTTTCTTTTggccttaacttaaacttaaaaggagaattttgtccttatttgaatttttttcgcatttgttagtttttcgccACACTTTTATTGTTTATTGATtggtctcgatgagaggaatcgaaaaaataaaatttctttacttttacccaagtattttgaggaataaccacttttttactattctcattttaagtttaagttaaggccAAAAGTAGGGGTGAGCTAAAAATTCGTTAAACcgcgaatccagtccaaaccaatccaaacctaaatgtttggttcggttttttaataatatggtttggtcatggtttaaaaaattaaaaaccgcgttatatggtttggtttgtggattcacgTTTACGATTATGattccaaaccgatccgaatTGTATAATACATAATAcataaaacacacacacatataattaaattataattcaccaaataaataagGTCGCCTTAGTCAACTAATTTCTTAATATTTTGATCCTATTAACTCTAccacaatatttaatttttcttttctgccaagataatttagactaaacttTTATATCTCACAACTAATTCCTAATTTCCTAGATTATTAATCTTGATGTGGAGTGATCATCATAAGTTGGTTGCTACCATATTGCTGCTTCTACCCTTTTACTACCTCATTTAAATTCAATAGTTTTAGGAATTATCTCAGGccttttatttggttaaactATCTTTAAGATGTTTAGTAGTTGGTATTCTTAGTTGGTTCATTGTAGTGGCTTatcagtatttcattttcttagttTAAGATTTGAGGCAATTGTTGGTATTCAACTCTTAATTAGTTGATTGAAAATGATAGCTTAGTTCAAATCAAACcatggtttaaaaccgaaaccaatccgtattttaatggtttagattAGTTTGGTTATATACCTTTTGTGGGTTGATTTTgttctccaaattcataatctgTAGATATTAATTTGGTTCATGGTTTACcataaaaccgaaccaatccggaccatgctcacccctaacCAAAAGAATGCCGACGTCCCCTTGGCCCCACATCTCATATCTTTTCCACCGAAACCTAATTAATCTTGTCCAATTCCTCCTTGGCATGGCATCCTCCCTATGTAGTTGAAGACTGATGGGTTTGTGTCTTCTTAGGTTCTAATCTCACGGTGCGCCAAAGAGTAGGTGCGCCAAAGAGTATGTACAACATAGTCGCTTCAAGTTCTATTGACACTGCGCACAAAGCCCTTGCTTAGGCTGCAACCGCGTACTTACTTACTTAGTCACATCAATTGCGGGATTTCAGGCCTTGAAGAAGAGTTTCAATGCAACGGTTATTTTTAATGCCTAACCCACTTCTAATCAGGCCTTTTGGGTTTTCTTGATTCAACTAGGGCCTAGTGCACCTCCAATATTAGGTTTAAGTCACTTTAATCAGGCTCGGAATTGATTCGAAACCTTTACTAGGGCTTGTAACCAATATTCTTTTCCGGAACAATATTAATTTAAAAGCCAATATTCCTTACCGTATGCAAGGCTTCCCATTCGCATTACCATTTTTGACGTGACTTTCTAGGTGCTTGGATTTCTCGTGTCTTGTCAACTTTTAaggaaaaaatgattttcaggTAAATTCAATTCATtgctattttgtttgttttttttttttggaacatttaTTTTGTCACTCTTCAACCTTCATGTATAAAAAattcgccattcaaaaaaaaataaaaaatcttcaTGTTTAAATGTTTCCATAGGATCtcgttccgctaagattcttattttttaaatatttatttcacgttatacgagacatgtcattctctcacaatatatcatctttaattaaaaaataagtacatttTAGTCAATGGAACACATCCTAAATCAgcataaaatatgaaaaaatagaTCAATGTCTTCTCCCgaaaattatgattttataAAGTAATGAATGGCTCTCAGTTTTATAATTCGATCTCTCTTCCCACTAGGGTTTTCCTCCACATTCTTTTATCATTTACTAATTTGTAGGGAATCCCCACTTTCAAATTCCAAAAACTTTCTCAATTAGTATTTATTTAGAGTGCATCTAAGAACCTCCTTTTATGCTAATGCCTTTTCTGTCTTTCACTAaccaaaagtgctacacacacaacggttgtgtaaaacacaacacacaaccaatctctagtcgtccattgctgtaataaatggtcaggattcgctcaaactcttccacataaaaattaaacttttccttggaagagtttttataaaatctagactgtccaaatacatctggacggtcagaattacatacacaaccaacacaacggttatGCAAATAGCATTTTTGTTCACTAACACCCATCTTTCTACCTAACCCGCTCAATCTTCGAAGATATTATGATAAATTTAACTCAAACAATGagcgagtttttttttataaccagatgTCCGGTCTGACTTGTGCGCGGCAACTAATTCCAGAGCTTTGAAATTAACGACTGGACAAACCCTCTAGTGACTACATAGTTTGGAATGCTTGACTTTCGTGGGATTCGATCGAACATGCTTTCTCATTGTTGACAAACACTTATTGCTTTATCATTTTCACTTAGCTAAATCTCTTGGGATTTCCTATGAACAGGTTAATTACTTTAATTTTCCAACCTAAATATTGGGCCTGTGATATTTAGGTTGTGCAGTAGCTCGCACCTATATAactatttttaatttggtttcaccttataaaaaaattactagtacCATCAAATATTGATTCTTTAAGACCGTACACTAGCTTGTACctaattttagaaaattttaaaaatcactTGTAGCATTTAGTACTTTTTAGGTACTTTTCCACTGATTTGAACATTTAATCAACTGCTGATTGGCCTCGATTTCGTTACTAATCTCTGATTGCTAGTATAATTAGTACCTTCTTAATTACTCATCAATCATCATTGACGTCAGAGACAACAGCATCATTTGCTACAGGTTCTCCAAGGAAAtatttaggaattttttttttgataataatcACACTTTAGTCCCCTATGTGCGAAATCTCAACAAATTTCAGGGGCCGAACAGACTTTGCACCTCATGAGATTTTGCACAAAGGGGATTTCTCTGTGAAATTCATGGACTGGCGTTGGACCATCTAGAAAGGTAAGGGGAGATTCATGTTTCCGATTGGCACAATCAGTTTTGGAGGGATGAAAATAGGATTTATACGAATTACAAGGACTATTTCTCAAACCTTTCCATATTCTATGTATGTTGGAGCCTAATTAATCATGGAAAAATCTTGATTAGAAGCAatgccttaaaaaaaaaggaaagcaaTTAAGGATCCCACAAATGTCTAATCAAGCTCTTAAATAAGGtttaaaaaatctgaaaaacataagtttaaaaataaaggGTTGCATTAATAGATTTGCATGAGTGGAAGACACAGTGCCCGCGTTGATTCTCTTGTATCATTGCATGTTATTCAATATTATGGAGTGTTTTGTAAAGAGGAAGTACTACTCCAGTGATGTAGTTTGTTTCGTGGAAAATAAAGGAACAAATTTTCTAGGGTAGCATTAAGCTTGGTTGTGAATGGgagttttatttttctctttgtgcTTTTCCCCTCAccaatatttttaacaatatattGACCTGGATCGATTCCATGCATTTTAACGAAACTCTGTACACGTGTAAAAGTGAGAGGAATAAACTTTATTACCGAGTCCCCATTATCGTAGCAACAAGGACAGtcacaaaattttgttttcttttatcgATTCAATGCATTTTAACAAAACTTTGTACACGTGTAAAAGTGAGGAATAAACTTTATAACCAAATCCCCATTATCGTAGCAAAAAGGGCAACACAAAAATTAGGAGGGAGCAACCGGCGCCAATAGGTGGAGCTAAGCTAAGCTAACAAGGCCTCACATATGCAAAGCTTTTTCTTTCATTGATTCAATGTATTTTAAAGAAACTCCGGTACATCATAGAATAAAAACGTTACAAATTTACGGTTGATTGTATACATTTATCTAAGTctataaaaaaagttttgaattcaaTAGTACTCATGATATTGTGAATCTATGTGGAGGTGTAATGAGAttttatacaatttttttttttttggccaaaagtTTAGGAAGATTTTATACAATTTAAAGGTAGCATATATACATTATACATCCAAATAAAGAGTATATATTTATTGTGAGATTTCGTGATAATTAATACTTCATTTAAGCATATAAGAAAGCTAGATTCTTTGGCAGATCAAACTTTGAGATAATTAATATTCTGTTGTATTGCTTTTTGAGATTTATATTGCCGCAACTGTGCCCTTCATGTTTGGTAAAACAACTGCAATTTTTATGGTGTCATTGGGGGATAAATTCTATTTATTGTATTTGGTGTCTCCGGACACACATATTTTCTACTATTTTGGTCCTATTTATGGCCTACAAAATCATCATTCCGCAGGCCTATGATGTTTGTAGAAACTTTACAATAAAAAGAGAATACCAAAGGGATAACATTTTAGTTGGGCAAATCTTCTAAAAAACAACTCCATAGATCTACATAGGAGCCACCACTGTTGATTTGAAGATTAGTAAATCATCAATGTTGGGAGTGGATGTATATAATTAAAAACATGAAATGGAAGCAAATCGATTTGTCGTTTTGAACAAATTAACGGTACGCTAAGTTATGGAAAGTCATCGGTTATTTTCTCATATGGGATTCCTGGTGTGCCTGATGACACATCAGGCTGCTATGGTTTGAAACCAGGATTCATCTAGAGTTCAAAAACTTGGTTTAGACCATTCATGTCGTGGAGCTTGTCAAATGATATAATCTTATAataaaatcatgttgatcggaCATCACTAACTCAGTGGCCATAGCACACTGTTCTcgaaaaaagtaaacaattgaCAAGAACAAATTTGAGATTCACtacaaattaaattttaaaatgtgttTAGAATTGTCCGAGACACATTAGCCTCACCCAGCTATAACCGTACTAGAATCATCAATGCCATTGTTGACACCACATTTTGTCCTAGGGATCGGATCACCGAACAAAAGCATGTATACTGTAATGTTTTGAATTACCTATAAATATAAGTAAACGAAAGTCCAAGAACATGATGAAGTTAAGCCATATTCGATCAAACTTGATTTTTCGGACATGCTCTCTTTGTCAAGATCTACAACTTCAATGATTCAGTTTGTATTTTTAGGCTCCAGATGAACATCGTTTGGCAGGCACAACTCTCCTTAGGGGCACAGTAGTCCCCCAATCTGttttaaatcattttatctttcaaTGTTAGCCATATGCACTATCTATTgacctagattttttttttttcgaaaggcgaacaaaaaaacaaattttattgaTCTGAAAAAGGTTTACAAAACAAGCCCTTGTTtgcttttgccgagcaaaaaaaaacaaaacaaaaaaaacacccaatgGGCCTAGGCCAGTACACCTAAAGGGTCCTACTGACTTGGTTTGGTGATTTTACAAACCGGGCCTAAAGGGAAGTGTCGTTGGACGTTTCTTTGGTTGAGTATTGAGAAACGGATTTTCGTAAATCTTTGAGatgaatacaaagattaaaaaggaCCCACAGCATAACGACATCACAATAAAAAATGACCCAAAAATGTTGGCACCTATATACACACTCTGACAATCATGTGCCATTCCATAAAGAAAGCAAAAGACAATCATGTGCCATCCAGGATTCAAAGGAAACTCCGCAAGGGACTCTACCCggccaaaaccaaaaaacctaCCACCGCTAACTAAGTCAACATTTATATGATACTAAATAACCAATTAAGCTCTGTCTAGCTTTGGCAACATTTCCTACAATATTGCATGTCAAAAAGTGCACTTTTGGCAGAGCATATGCTCCTAAAATATTACTAGTATTCACTTTCGCTTAGTTAAAACTTAAAACCACCCAACAGGGTTCTTATGTTTCACCAAATTGCAGGACATTTCTAATAATGTTtccactttcacttttttttttttttcacattccCCACTCAGTGGGCCCACTAGTTTGATCATTTTACTTATCTTCTTTTTCGATTCGATCTCCAAAacactgcaattttttttttccccttgacaTTCTCCCGATCGAGAACATAAAAAGGGTAAAGGTTCTTGTATTATTTTAATGCATGCATAATTCATAACACTTTTTTTATACTAAATTagtaaaaatagaaaaagaagaaaagtgtTACTAAGCTGTTGTTGTTGGTGTACTCCCTTATACGTCGATGGGAATGAAATTGGATGCATCAATCGACCGACTTTTTGAATGCTTTTGCTCAACTTGTTTCACTGCCAAGTTTAGACCTGACATGACTAATTAAGTTGGTTTAACGACTTCCGTCGTCAATAACATTTCAATATATTCTTGATGGACACTCACTATTCTTGATACGCTTATACTCTATTACCACTAGATATAAAACTAAGAACCCTTTTTTTTCGTGCATATATTTTTATCCTTGCTCGCGGTACAAGTGGAAACAATTTTGAAAGAGTAGTATTTTGTAATATAAGCATAACTTTTGATCAATGTATGGATGTGACAAGATAATTAATCCAATGAATGGCTTTTGCAAGCTTTTCATGATCTTAATTACATTTTTCATAACATATTCAAAAGTATAAGACCTTCTATTAGAGGTATCATTGGAACAAATAATTTAGATAAAGTAAACATAAAAGGGGAGGTAGCCATAGTAGCATCGAAACGCCAAAGTAACACAATTATAACTTAGAAAGGCTAGAGATGCCAAAATAATTGTTTGAACCATGTATGACACGTGTCAAGCCCATGGGAGCACAATTGAATAATGGGCACTAAATTTTCATAAATCCATACAAATTacaattaattagtaatcgtGTGACAAGTTTTACCGGGGAACAATGCTACAATATAAATTCGGTCTTCCTATTATCAACCAACTGGGCTGACAGTAAGtacataaggaaaaaaaaaacacgttttcctgtatatttttttacacctttaaatacatattcacacacttGTTATTATTAGTCTATTGGGCTGAttcaacagtcttatttttttaagcatTTACAACATTAGTTCAGTGCTGATATAAACATCTATTAATTGTTGTCTATACTAATTATTAAAAGTGAAAGTTTCATGGGTCGGGCCGGGGCAAGGTGTGGCGGCGTTGATCAGTGAGGTGGTGGCAGCAAGGTGTTGTTACGGCGGGCCGCCTTGGTCCTCGCCTCTTTGGAACCCATCTCCACTCGTTCTGCCTCCACTTACCTCCGTTTCTTCTCTCAATCCGGCACCGATGGAGCTCGATCTGGCAATAACGAGCGTGGAGCAAGGTTGGCTTCGCTCATGAGTTTCCAACGATCTGTCTCCAGATCCGGCGCCGGGGtttgtttttggttgtgttttcttttcttttcttttggtagAAGAACGATTCATAAAACAATGATTAAGAGTTCACAATTCTAGGGTATGCAATCCCAACTAAATCCGTATGAAATAAACTAGAAATACAACTATGCGTATAAGGGTAGATATGaaaatttttcatcaaaatcgGAGCGTCATTTGCCAATGCATCTGCATAGCGATTAGCTTTACGATAGACGTGCTTGATGGAGACCACGTCAAGTTCTTGCATCATGGATTTGCAATCAAATAAGATGTTGCCAAATGGATGATTAACCATAGTTTGATCCGAGATAAGTTGAATAACGGCTAACATATGCATCAACTTCAATTTCTAGCCGGcgtaagttattttccttaGCCAGCACCAAACCATCTCTCATGGCCCAGATCTCTGCTAACAAGCTGGAGCTAGCAACcatgttatttttctttgtattctGCTTTatcccactacaagaaaaatgaaattggtgatgaaaaagtggcgacgaaatttaatttcgtcactaaatgagtatatttggcgacgaaaaaataaattcgtcactgttttaacaacttccgtgacaaaataattttgtcaccaattatacttgtttagcgacgaaaaaaatattttcgtcaccgagAGCTTAAaataggtgacaaaattatttttcgtcaccaaagataatcatttggcaacaaaatatattttgtcgccaaatgagaccaatttagtaacgaaatattttttttgtcaccaaatgcttaactttggtgacgaaaaataatttcgtcaccaatttaaCGCtctcagtgacgaaaaatatatttcgtcgttaaatgggtacctttcgtgacgaaatttatgaattgcgctttgtcactaaatatatttcggacataactctttactaactactccgattgagataattcaaattggatttgaacaataactcgATTGCCTAcaattttcatgtttatcaaaattgctaattttaatgtttaaaggttcaaaattacattcgaaatatattttcatgttaaacatatatgttatatattagatatttcaaatatttattgaaaaatgtgtgtggtgcagtaggagcaagaaagaaggatctttttcccatatgaaaacatcttttgcaacgaaattttttgtcaccaagggctcgtttggatgaggtattaggtttggaggtattatgtaagaaggggggattggatagtagggggtattagttaataagggatggcccacattgatgtgatgtttatgaagGGGGGATTAAATAGTGATTGGTTTGGATGAAGTATTAGAAaggggggataaaatagtacgtagtttggatggaggataaatAGGGGGTATTAGGGAGGGTGGATAAcgtaaaaagctgtcaaatgactattttacccttgtgCAGACCCAAACTTAAATATGTATTACTTTATATGTATAATTACAAATTTAATTAATCTTTCAAACTTAgccgtaatatttatttttattaacaaatgtactaatttaataatattacaaaatgaaaagtcaattttactttggaaaaattggtgttttttataataaaaaatctgattatttttattttgttgaaaaaatacATTGTTTGGTAGTAAAAAATGTGTCCAACAATTTTGTTAGTTGAATTCACATGTGCCGaacatatttatttggtgaaaaTGTGCCTAactaatataataattatataaaataaataaaataatgtcATATCGTATTCAGTAATGTTTAATAAAAATACATAATAATGGCTAACATAGGAAATgttatcattttttgaaaatgattaataaaactgaattttttagaattttttaaaaaaccaaaatttataaaatgaatGGGGAGTAGATGGTAGTTGGAAACATGTGGGTGTTAGTTGAATTCATGTGAGGAGTAGGTTCAACAAATTATTGCCTCcaaattttctataaatagcactTGGTTATTTTCCATATCGCATCCCACATCTCATCTTCATTTCCTAAATtcgtaattttgtttttttcatcatttcaatGGCACGTCGGGCTTggagcgaggaggaggaggatacATTGTTAACAAACCTTACGAGCCTTGTCGATCAGGGGGTTTGGCGAACCGACAACGGAGGGTTCAAACCTTCCTACTTGAGAGTTCTTACAAATGAGATGCGAGTTTCTTTCCCTCAAGCAGGTATAAACGAAATTCATATTGAAGCAAAGATCAACAAATGGAAGAGTGATTATCGCATACTGGACGCTATGCTTAGGCGTCCTGGGTTCGGGTGGAATccaaatgaaaacaaactaaTGGTGGgaaatgaaatttggaatgaATTTGTCCAAGTAAGTAttcttaaatttatttttaattttgtaagaAGTATTGGTTTGTAAATTTTGATAATGTTTTCCTACCATTTATATGTAGGATCACCGACATCAGAGACATTTCTGGGACAACCAATTTCCCCATTTTAATCGATGGGCCTATTGCTTTGTTTCTGATGAGAACTAGAAGTTCGAAGTTTAAGGCGGGCATTGGAAGAATAAATTGAAAGTTGTGATAATAAATGGATTGACAAATAAATTTGCAGCCTTCCTAATGTATCTGAAGTATTTAATTTTATGTATGTGTTGTGAAATGAATGGATTTGCCCTTTCGTGGGTTCCTAATTTGTTTTATGTATGTGTGTGAGCGTGCATTTCTGTTGGTCTTTGTATTGTAGCATTATTTTCAAGTGAATATGCGAACTACAGAAACATGACTAGTTTTCTATACATTAATTATGAATTGAATATCCAAACCAATATTTAATGAAGTgatttatgaaataaaaaacGTAGAAGTAACGGAATTATTACATTTCATAAAGTCTTCCCAACTTAATTCGTCCAAATTCTTAAAATAGAATACTTACAACTTTATTTCGAATCAAACAAATGTGCTAATAAAATACAACATACGAAgcctaaaaaaaaagttagaacaAAGTATGTTGTTAGATTAGTTTGTTGTGCCACTTCCAAATCACTTGTGGATGTGGAAGCACCGTCACTTGATTGATGTTTGGTTTGAGCGAACTGCATGTCTTGCATGAGCCGGTATCTTTCCTCATGAAATGCTAACAGTGCTTCTTCTGCTTCATCTAATGTGTTGTACTTTTTCTTCAAGTTCCCTGCGTATCCATTAACTTGAAGTTCTGTGGCCGCCCAACTTGTATATATTCCCGGTTTACGGCCAACGAAAACCACCCAATACTTATCTTTATCTTCACTTGCCATGGAAAATCTATTCGGATACAACAATTACGATATTTCAATGTCAAACAATAGTAAGAGTATGGTTACAAATAAATATAGCTCAAATATATTTGACCGGCACATAGTGCACTACTTGGCTACAAGATATGTTGCCGAACGATTATTGAACCGTTGGCCCTCATAAGTTGTCCCGCCAAGGTAATGACTCGCCTTAAATTGTCTCATTTTATATCATCATGGCCTACATATAACCAACAATTGGACAACGAAACAGCCtgaaaacagcagcagcagttcaAAAACCGTCAAAACTGTTCACAAACTGCAGTTTTTTATCACTGTCCTAAAACTGCACTGTCTATAAACTGCAGTTTCGACAAATCAACCTGGACACACAGCAGCACATCACCACAGAAAACCAACTTGGACACAGTACAACTGCCCAACACACAAATTGAAACATAGGCAGGAACAACAGCAGTTTGGACACAGtgataacccaaaaaaaatccagtTTGGACACATCAGTTTGGACACAGCTCGTTTGTGATATCCCCCCTTCTAATTCGTGCGCCCTGCTGTACCTCACACACATACTAACCAGAAAATATTCCTCATAGCCATGCCAAAACATACTTGGACACACACAACTGAACCTGCTGCACAAACTAAaccttacacacacacacacacacaaaaactgcACCTCACACACAtactaaccaaaccaaatactGAACCTGCTACACATTGATCCTCACACACAGACACACCAAAACACTGCAGTTTGGACACATCATTGGACACAGCTAAAAACTGGAGAGATAGGGCTCAGAGCATGTATTTTAATTCACAAGGGTACGCATGGCTGCAACCAAAAGTTGCCCCGCCAAGGCACTACCATGATTTACTTTGTCATTTTTCCATCATTGCCCTATTAACAACCACTTGAACCATTGGAACAACAAACTGAACATAGCAAAAACAGCATGGTAAAAACTGAACAGAGCAGAAAAttggacacacacacactctctgcACCTGCTACACACATACACTACACCCCCTCCAAAACTGCAGAACCAGAACCAGA contains the following coding sequences:
- the LOC131302307 gene encoding uncharacterized protein LOC131302307 → MARRAWSEEEEDTLLTNLTSLVDQGVWRTDNGGFKPSYLRVLTNEMRVSFPQAGINEIHIEAKINKWKSDYRILDAMLRRPGFGWNPNENKLMVGNEIWNEFVQDHRHQRHFWDNQFPHFNRWAYCFVSDEN